A window of Pelagicoccus enzymogenes contains these coding sequences:
- a CDS encoding cytochrome c oxidase assembly factor Coa1 family protein — protein sequence MNKEDNTSGMGKSSVLPTELEGWNWGAFLLNLFWGIGNKTYISLLCFVPFLNMIMPFVLGIKGNEWAWQNRRWNDVEHFRRVQRSWTRIGLLIIFVVFPFFFILLFTSIMGSMKGEAYEMALSEISRNEDVIEHLGLPIEPGYFVTGSITTSGPKGEAHLSFTLEGTKEEATAAVYALKEMGTWSLEHVIVYNKERSWDFTVVSPKQK from the coding sequence ATGAACAAAGAAGACAACACCTCTGGGATGGGCAAGTCATCCGTATTACCCACCGAATTAGAAGGTTGGAATTGGGGAGCCTTCCTCCTAAACCTCTTCTGGGGCATCGGAAACAAAACCTACATTTCGCTCCTATGCTTTGTTCCGTTCCTAAACATGATCATGCCATTTGTGCTAGGAATCAAAGGAAACGAATGGGCGTGGCAAAATAGAAGATGGAACGATGTAGAACATTTTCGGCGGGTCCAGCGATCATGGACACGTATAGGATTGCTTATTATATTCGTCGTATTCCCTTTCTTCTTCATCCTGCTTTTTACCTCAATAATGGGAAGCATGAAGGGAGAAGCTTATGAGATGGCACTTTCCGAAATTAGCCGAAACGAAGACGTTATCGAACATTTGGGACTCCCCATTGAGCCGGGATATTTTGTGACAGGAAGCATAACGACCAGTGGACCGAAAGGAGAAGCACATCTAAGCTTCACGTTGGAAGGAACCAAAGAAGAAGCAACTGCGGCGGTCTACGCATTAAAGGAAATGGGAACATGGAGTCTTGAACACGTTATAGTCTACAACAAGGAAAGAAGTTGGGATTTCACAGTCGTATCGCCCAAACAAAAATAG
- a CDS encoding RNA 2'-phosphotransferase: MRKELKPKSKFLSLVLRHKPAAAGVTLDENGWCQVHDLLRGAESAGVSISLPELEEIVATNEKKRFSLCGDGIKIRANQGHSIELELGLTEKEPPEELFHGTTIRFDEPIMENGLMKMKRHHVHLSSDIETAKSVGMRHGKVLILRVDSESMGKDGYKFYLSENGVWLVDHVPIKYLKKMNLR, encoded by the coding sequence ATGAGAAAAGAACTAAAACCCAAATCCAAATTCCTCAGTCTAGTCCTGCGCCACAAACCGGCGGCAGCTGGCGTCACTCTAGACGAAAACGGTTGGTGTCAGGTCCACGACCTTCTAAGGGGAGCGGAATCTGCCGGTGTTAGCATTTCCCTGCCCGAGCTAGAGGAAATCGTAGCAACCAACGAAAAGAAGAGATTCAGCCTCTGCGGCGACGGCATCAAGATACGTGCAAACCAAGGGCATTCCATCGAGTTAGAATTGGGTCTCACTGAAAAGGAGCCGCCAGAAGAGCTTTTTCACGGCACCACCATCAGGTTCGACGAACCAATCATGGAAAACGGGCTGATGAAAATGAAGAGACATCACGTTCACCTGTCCTCGGACATTGAGACTGCGAAATCCGTAGGGATGAGGCATGGAAAGGTTCTCATTCTGCGAGTCGATTCAGAGTCGATGGGAAAAGATGGATACAAATTCTATCTCTCCGAGAATGGGGTTTGGCTCGTTGATCACGTTCCAATCAAATACCTAAAGAAAATGAACCTTCGTTAG
- a CDS encoding CbrC family protein: MGFLRKLFGKRDEAKGPPAEPPPGRDYTSLPVFKYHPDPISTGAIKKDDASCDCCGQSHGYAYKSSVYCHDEVDALCPWCIADGSAAAKFNAIFSDSHPLSENGISKEIIEEVTTKTPGFDSWQQEVWLSCCDDACEFHGDVSKAEMKAMTKEQIQKAFEDDGLGDEIVGRIKEGYEPGGSPAIYKWRCKHCGDIKHYADFT, encoded by the coding sequence ATGGGTTTTCTAAGAAAACTATTCGGAAAAAGGGACGAGGCCAAGGGACCTCCAGCCGAACCGCCTCCAGGTCGAGATTACACTTCGCTGCCGGTTTTCAAGTATCATCCAGACCCGATTTCTACAGGAGCAATCAAGAAGGACGATGCCTCGTGCGACTGCTGTGGGCAGTCGCACGGATACGCGTACAAATCCTCCGTTTATTGCCATGACGAAGTTGATGCCCTTTGCCCCTGGTGCATTGCAGATGGAAGCGCTGCCGCTAAATTCAACGCAATATTCTCAGACTCCCACCCTCTATCAGAGAATGGAATCTCAAAAGAGATTATTGAAGAAGTAACTACGAAAACGCCGGGATTTGACAGTTGGCAGCAAGAAGTCTGGCTTTCATGCTGCGACGACGCTTGCGAGTTTCATGGTGATGTTTCGAAAGCAGAAATGAAAGCGATGACGAAGGAACAGATCCAAAAGGCCTTTGAAGACGATGGTCTAGGCGACGAAATCGTTGGACGAATCAAAGAGGGATATGAGCCAGGGGGAAGTCCCGCCATCTACAAATGGAGGTGCAAACATTGCGGAGATATTAAGCACTATGCTGACTTCACATAA
- a CDS encoding VOC family protein — protein MKITLTSIPVNDQGQAIAFYTDKLGFVKKEDIAMGEHRWLTVTAPEGAPGVELLLEPLAFPPAQEYYKTLFEAGIPAAQFETDELDREVEKMKTLGVVFRGEPQEMDEVRYVIFEDSCGNIICLTQKDRS, from the coding sequence ATGAAGATCACCCTGACTAGTATTCCCGTTAACGACCAAGGGCAGGCGATCGCCTTCTATACCGATAAGCTTGGTTTCGTGAAGAAGGAGGACATAGCGATGGGCGAGCACCGCTGGCTTACCGTTACCGCGCCCGAAGGAGCCCCGGGAGTGGAGCTACTGCTTGAGCCCCTCGCCTTTCCTCCGGCCCAGGAGTATTACAAAACGCTTTTCGAGGCGGGCATACCCGCCGCCCAGTTCGAAACGGATGAGTTGGACCGTGAAGTTGAAAAAATGAAAACGCTCGGAGTCGTTTTCCGAGGCGAGCCACAAGAAATGGACGAAGTGAGATACGTCATCTTCGAAGACTCTTGCGGCAACATTATTTGCCTCACGCAAAAGGATCGTTCCTAG